Proteins from a genomic interval of Polaribacter sp. Q13:
- the mobC gene encoding plasmid mobilization relaxosome protein MobC: MKSNLNNKVKVVFYLNAEDKEIIKIQCESLQIKPSFFYRNAVLEKLGKPIFTKKVHDLDTKKYLTSLIRIGNNLNQIAKKLNSDAQFLIADQQVVLNEIKQINNHIIEINSKL, translated from the coding sequence ATGAAATCAAATTTAAACAATAAAGTAAAAGTCGTTTTTTACCTCAATGCAGAGGATAAAGAAATCATTAAAATTCAATGTGAATCATTACAAATAAAACCTTCTTTTTTTTACAGAAATGCAGTTTTAGAAAAATTGGGCAAACCAATATTCACAAAAAAAGTACATGATTTAGATACTAAGAAATATTTGACTTCCTTAATTAGAATTGGAAATAATTTAAATCAGATAGCAAAAAAATTAAATTCAGATGCCCAATTCTTAATCGCAGACCAACAGGTTGTTTTGAATGAAATTAAACAAATCAACAACCACATTATAGAAATCAATTCAAAATTATAA
- a CDS encoding helix-turn-helix domain-containing protein: MSGNTLYAFSEEQLERIFGRLLQKFNKTSSKSLPQKEIPEEDRLSQQQAAKMLNRSVQTLIKWKKKNKIPYYQIQGTIFYSKAELLAYAKNHPKDFNRL; the protein is encoded by the coding sequence ATGAGCGGTAATACACTATACGCATTCTCCGAAGAACAACTAGAAAGAATTTTCGGAAGACTACTTCAGAAGTTTAATAAAACTTCATCAAAATCTCTTCCTCAAAAAGAAATACCTGAAGAAGATAGACTCAGTCAGCAACAAGCTGCAAAAATGCTTAATAGGAGCGTCCAAACTTTAATAAAGTGGAAGAAGAAAAATAAGATTCCTTATTATCAAATTCAAGGAACTATTTTTTATTCTAAGGCTGAATTATTGGCATACGCTAAAAATCATCCTAAAGATTTTAATCGCCTATAA
- a CDS encoding toprim domain-containing protein yields MNCKKAKLIDLVSYLKKQGFRIGKTNTKEVWFYSPFRENERTPSLKTNISKNIFFCHSSGIGGTIIDFVMKYNNCSIKEALDILSKDTFSIHQQTKQIISEQKPTYSINKVTELTNQKLLDYLSIRKINLQFAKQFCFQVHYSFSNSKENYGIGFMNDVGGFEIRNKFFKGCLGKKEITTINNNSNVVSVFESWSDLLSYFTLKNKIPKENFIILNSTSLVKKTIGLLDNYNAIKLFFDNDESGNKATNFLIKNTNSKTIDNRVYYKKYNDLNSYLACRN; encoded by the coding sequence ATGAATTGTAAAAAAGCAAAGCTAATAGACCTAGTTTCTTATCTAAAAAAACAAGGTTTTAGAATAGGCAAAACCAATACTAAAGAAGTTTGGTTTTACTCCCCTTTTAGAGAAAACGAAAGAACCCCCTCACTTAAAACTAATATTTCTAAAAACATCTTCTTTTGCCATAGTTCTGGTATTGGAGGAACAATCATTGATTTTGTAATGAAATACAATAATTGTTCAATTAAAGAAGCTTTAGACATTTTATCTAAAGATACTTTTTCTATTCACCAGCAAACAAAACAAATTATAAGCGAGCAAAAACCCACCTACTCTATTAACAAAGTAACTGAATTAACAAATCAAAAATTATTGGATTATTTAAGCATTAGGAAAATCAATTTGCAGTTTGCAAAACAATTTTGTTTTCAAGTTCATTATTCTTTTTCTAATAGTAAAGAAAACTATGGTATTGGATTTATGAATGATGTAGGTGGATTTGAAATTAGAAATAAATTTTTTAAAGGTTGCTTAGGAAAAAAAGAAATTACAACCATAAACAATAATTCTAACGTTGTTTCAGTATTTGAATCTTGGTCTGATCTACTCTCATATTTTACTCTAAAAAATAAAATTCCGAAAGAAAATTTCATCATACTTAACTCTACTTCTTTAGTCAAAAAAACGATTGGTTTATTGGATAATTACAATGCAATAAAACTGTTCTTTGATAACGATGAAAGCGGAAATAAAGCCACCAATTTTTTAATAAAAAATACAAATAGTAAAACGATAGACAATAGAGTCTATTATAAAAAATACAATGACCTAAATAGCTATTTAGCGTGTCGAAATTAA
- a CDS encoding primase-helicase family protein translates to MSDMPYSRIGTSFYKTVQVPTINNQFNEVLIKWDVSTIIQDHGRKYLDKIPKYNGKICFPNHFEYTKKVHGFYNTYSPLTYTPKKGDVKNTLLFFKHIFGSQYEFGLDYFKLLYEHPSQILPVLCLVSIQRSTGKSSFLKYLKEVFGHNMSYLDSHSLNSNFNLDWGNKLLLALDEAFLQKEEITEKIKYLSTSNKNKIEAKGKERFEVDFFGKFIMCSNKEDSFIKIDSDETRFWVIKVPKIKVEDVNFVNKLIDEIPAFLQFTLNREFASERKTRMWFTAKQIYTPALKKLVNNNRNRVEKEIAHLLFSIMEKFELDEVHFSLMDLLNALGKTRVKTDLTQLRVLLKKDWKIEQKNNSFKYQKFVILSDGEIILLDTKGRYFTIQKSFLSKNFDDLMTD, encoded by the coding sequence ATGTCTGATATGCCATATTCAAGGATTGGTACATCCTTTTATAAAACTGTACAAGTCCCAACTATAAACAATCAATTTAATGAAGTTCTAATAAAATGGGATGTTTCTACTATTATACAAGACCATGGTAGAAAGTATTTAGATAAAATACCAAAATATAACGGAAAAATATGTTTCCCTAATCATTTTGAGTACACTAAAAAAGTTCATGGTTTTTACAATACCTATTCACCATTGACCTATACACCTAAAAAAGGTGATGTTAAAAACACTCTTTTATTTTTTAAACACATTTTTGGTTCTCAGTATGAATTTGGCTTAGACTACTTTAAGCTTTTATACGAACATCCTTCGCAAATATTACCTGTTTTATGTCTGGTCAGTATACAACGTTCTACAGGTAAAAGCTCATTTTTAAAATATCTTAAAGAAGTCTTTGGACATAATATGAGTTATTTAGATAGTCATTCTTTAAACAGCAATTTTAATCTTGATTGGGGTAATAAATTATTACTTGCCTTAGACGAAGCTTTCCTACAAAAAGAAGAAATTACAGAAAAAATAAAATATTTATCAACCTCTAACAAAAACAAAATTGAAGCAAAAGGAAAGGAACGTTTTGAAGTAGACTTTTTTGGTAAGTTTATTATGTGCAGTAATAAAGAAGATTCTTTTATTAAAATAGATTCTGATGAAACTAGGTTTTGGGTGATTAAAGTTCCAAAAATAAAAGTTGAAGATGTAAATTTTGTAAATAAATTAATTGACGAAATTCCTGCCTTTCTACAATTTACACTTAATAGAGAATTTGCTAGTGAAAGAAAAACTAGAATGTGGTTTACTGCAAAACAAATTTACACACCTGCTTTAAAGAAATTAGTAAACAATAATAGAAATAGAGTTGAAAAAGAAATAGCACACCTTCTTTTTAGCATAATGGAAAAATTCGAGCTAGACGAAGTCCATTTTAGCTTAATGGACTTGTTAAATGCTCTTGGAAAAACAAGGGTTAAAACAGACTTAACTCAGCTTCGAGTATTGCTAAAAAAAGATTGGAAAATTGAGCAAAAAAACAACTCTTTCAAGTACCAAAAATTCGTAATTCTTAGCGATGGTGAAATCATACTTTTAGACACAAAAGGCAGATATTTTACGATTCAAAAAAGTTTTTTAAGCAAAAACTTTGATGACCTGATGACAGACTAA
- a CDS encoding relaxase/mobilization nuclease domain-containing protein produces MIAKLEPVAYLSNALAYCERGGELIASNKCIGNSTEINSQMERNNALNDRCVKNTFHIKIRIAPEDKGKLNTQDWIDISMDYAKKIGFQENPYAVYMHEEGSNKEHIHIVASRIQSNNLAVKDGYTHYQNMDFCREIELKYKLRQVKRVLEAVKKQEIFIKNDKRIAPLKEKIASAINQSDSFEDFEFHLKNMGIKTKKGRGIGFIDEKGVYIKGSDIDRKYSLKGIEKQLSYEEQEKQMNKKYRGFKR; encoded by the coding sequence ATGATCGCTAAACTAGAACCCGTAGCCTATTTATCAAATGCACTCGCTTATTGTGAACGTGGAGGAGAATTAATAGCTTCCAATAAATGTATTGGAAATAGTACTGAAATAAACTCTCAGATGGAAAGAAACAACGCTCTTAATGATAGATGCGTAAAAAATACTTTTCATATCAAAATAAGAATTGCTCCAGAAGACAAAGGAAAATTAAATACCCAAGATTGGATTGACATCTCTATGGATTATGCTAAGAAGATTGGTTTTCAAGAGAATCCTTATGCTGTGTATATGCATGAAGAAGGTTCGAATAAGGAACATATTCATATTGTAGCATCACGTATTCAATCTAATAATTTAGCTGTAAAGGATGGTTATACCCATTATCAGAATATGGACTTTTGCAGAGAGATTGAATTAAAGTACAAACTAAGACAAGTAAAACGGGTTTTGGAAGCTGTAAAAAAACAAGAAATTTTCATTAAAAATGATAAAAGAATTGCACCATTAAAAGAAAAAATTGCATCAGCTATTAATCAATCTGATTCTTTTGAAGATTTTGAGTTTCATTTAAAAAATATGGGAATTAAAACTAAAAAAGGAAGAGGAATTGGCTTTATAGATGAAAAAGGGGTTTATATAAAAGGTTCTGATATTGATAGAAAATATTCTTTAAAAGGAATTGAAAAACAATTATCATATGAGGAACAAGAAAAACAGATGAACAAAAAATACAGAGGTTTTAAAAGGTGA
- a CDS encoding site-specific integrase, with protein MELKFVLRKDKVNKNGLCPIRADISINGQRARKTIVGVKSSEKDWKNNRIKANLKNEKYNFHDEYNQKIKNFEDKIDIIFRYIRSNDLTVGKDYIIDKINDESFGENNLKKDFFSIYQEYIDKSKNRVVPGSIRRYKSNRKFFQEFEEFSGYTMHFDSINLDFYEKLTSYCFEERDTLNNYFGKLVTGIKAFMNWAFERDYHQNITFKKFKAPKDRIEVIYLTIDELKKLYNFNFENSKLDKVRDLYCFSSFSGLRFSDLKNLKSSNIYGDYIRFNIQKTRTIDHITPLNKFSKEILLKYKETIYEPLPKISSQKYNEYLKIVCAKAGITQKVNITRFIGSKRIDEEIPKCDLITSHTAKKTFVSNSLALGINLEIIKLTTGNTDDKTFETYTHIPNQLKINEITKYWDKI; from the coding sequence ATGGAGTTAAAATTTGTATTAAGAAAAGACAAAGTAAATAAAAATGGCTTATGCCCTATCAGAGCAGATATCTCAATAAATGGACAAAGAGCTAGAAAAACTATAGTAGGAGTAAAATCGTCTGAAAAAGATTGGAAAAACAACAGAATTAAAGCTAATCTAAAAAATGAAAAATATAATTTTCATGATGAGTATAATCAGAAAATAAAAAACTTTGAAGACAAGATTGATATTATTTTTAGATATATAAGATCTAATGATCTTACAGTTGGTAAAGATTATATTATTGATAAAATCAATGACGAATCTTTTGGTGAAAATAATTTAAAAAAAGATTTCTTTTCTATATATCAAGAATATATAGATAAATCTAAAAATAGAGTTGTTCCTGGTTCTATTAGAAGATATAAATCTAACAGAAAATTCTTTCAGGAATTCGAAGAATTTTCAGGTTATACCATGCACTTTGATTCTATCAATTTAGATTTTTATGAAAAATTGACTTCATACTGTTTTGAAGAAAGAGATACACTAAACAATTACTTTGGTAAATTAGTTACAGGAATTAAGGCTTTTATGAATTGGGCTTTTGAAAGAGATTATCACCAAAACATAACTTTCAAAAAATTTAAAGCACCTAAAGACAGAATTGAAGTAATTTACTTAACAATAGATGAATTAAAAAAATTATACAATTTTAATTTTGAAAACTCTAAACTAGATAAAGTAAGGGATTTATACTGTTTTTCAAGTTTTAGTGGATTAAGGTTCAGTGACTTAAAGAATTTAAAAAGTTCTAATATCTACGGAGATTATATAAGATTTAATATCCAAAAGACAAGAACCATAGACCATATTACCCCTCTAAATAAATTTTCGAAAGAAATACTCTTAAAATATAAAGAGACAATCTATGAACCATTACCAAAAATTAGTTCTCAAAAATATAATGAATACCTAAAAATTGTATGTGCAAAAGCTGGTATTACTCAAAAAGTAAACATTACTCGATTCATTGGTAGTAAACGCATTGATGAAGAAATCCCTAAATGTGATTTAATAACTAGCCACACCGCAAAAAAGACCTTTGTATCTAATAGTCTTGCTTTGGGAATAAATCTAGAAATTATCAAACTAACCACGGGAAACACTGATGACAAAACATTTGAAACCTACACTCATATCCCAAATCAGTTAAAAATAAATGAAATAACTAAATACTGGGATAAAATTTAA